In Miscanthus floridulus cultivar M001 chromosome 5, ASM1932011v1, whole genome shotgun sequence, one genomic interval encodes:
- the LOC136454340 gene encoding endochitinase A-like, with protein sequence MIDSEYAIPDDAVNNPAPSVSKSGKPFNLRPISPTSPIGYNAPTLAALTHQKIRTKTITSKSKLATSRATPSAAATTLVKAFKGVRAATGSSSAIPPISSTTPSEQQLGTSANVPDAQASQPTSVDAPQPIIADVQAKRKASTDTEAQPKRQRSMPIPASAPMSSVIIPQEPTTDEVTEDIPSASSADPHDILQVASSSQAQEIALKQEQDSPNSLFSFAIDISDDDGEETSSSLALGTISITFSEGMAEIVIAITVIPIATLVDPATTVITVIVVVVSSIIVPVVMAVVVPTTIMTTVSALMVVWWVIVARATLVGWLWAT encoded by the exons atgatcgattctgaatatgccatccctgacgacgcg gttaacaacccagcaccatcggtgagcaaaagtgggaaacccttcaacctccggcctatttccccaacatcgccgatcggctacaacgctcccaccttagccgctttgacccaccagaagattcgtactaagaccatcacttctaagtccaaattggctacatccagggctaccccatcggccgctgctacaaccttggtcaaagcctttaag ggggtaagagctgctacgggatcgtcatcggcaattccgccgatatcaagcaccactccttcagag caacaactgggcacatcggcaaacgtaccagatgcccaagcttcacaaccaacaagtgttgatgccccccagccaatcattgccgatgtccaagcaaagcgcaaagcttcaacagatactgaagcacagccaaaacgacaaaggtctatgccgatccctgcatctgccccaatgtcatcggtcatcatacctcaagagcccaccaccgatgaagtcacagaagatatcccatcggcaagctcagccgatccacacgacatactccaggttgcttcctccagtcaagcacaggaaattgccttgaaacag gaacaagattccccgaacagcctgtTTTCCTTTgctattgacatttctgacgatgatggagaggaaacaagttcttcccttgcattgggaacaatatcg ATCACGTTCtctgagggaatggcggagatcgttattgccatcacagtGATCCCGATTGCCACCTTGGTTGACCCCGCAACCACAGTTATCACAgtgattgtcgtggttgtctcatCGATTATTGTCCCGGTTGTcatggcggttgtcgtcccgaccaccatcatgaccactgtttccgccttgatggttgtctggtgggtcattgttgcgcgagccacgttggttgggtggctgtgggcgacttga